A genomic window from Polaribacter gangjinensis includes:
- a CDS encoding amidophosphoribosyltransferase yields the protein MSDAIKHECGIALVRLKKPLQFYKDKYGSAFYGINKMYLLMEKQHNRGQDGAGFASIKFNVEPGTRYISRVRSNQAQPIQDIFAQINERINSVFEEFPEKKDDVKWQEENMPYIGNLFLGHVRYGTFGKNSIESVHPFLRQSNWKHKNLIVAGNFNMTNSNQILEELIELGQHPKEFTDTVTVMEKIGHFLEDEVAKLYQEAKKEGFNKREASPYIEENLSLKKVLKRSSKSWDGGYAMAGLVGHGDAFVLRDPNGIRPTFFFENDEIVAVASERPVIQTVFNVKIEDVQELEPGHALIIKKSGKTSIKKVNEPGQKKSCSFERIYFSRGSDASIYQERKNLGKYVFPQVLKSIKSDVSNTVFSYIPNTAETSFYGMTEAAEDLLNEQKTAKILAGGKNLSAAMVTEILSERPRFEKIAIKDAKLRTFIADDSSRDDLVEHVYDVTYGVVKPTDNLVIIDDSIVRGTTLKKSIIRILDRLQPKKIVIVSSAPQIRYPDCYGIDMARIDAFIAFKAALELLKDQNKYHIVDEVYKKCKEQQSKKDVEIINYVKEIYKPFTAEQISAKIAEMLKTDDINAEVEVIYQTIEGLHKACPNHLGDWYFTGNYPTPGGHRVVNQAFINFYEGNDKRAY from the coding sequence ATGAGTGATGCTATCAAACATGAATGTGGAATTGCATTGGTTCGATTAAAAAAACCGCTACAATTTTATAAAGACAAATACGGTTCGGCTTTTTACGGAATCAATAAAATGTATTTGTTGATGGAAAAACAGCACAATCGTGGTCAAGATGGTGCAGGTTTTGCAAGCATCAAATTCAATGTTGAGCCAGGAACGAGATATATAAGTAGAGTTCGTTCTAATCAAGCACAACCAATTCAAGATATTTTTGCACAAATTAACGAACGCATTAATAGTGTTTTTGAGGAATTTCCGGAAAAGAAAGATGATGTAAAATGGCAAGAAGAAAACATGCCTTACATTGGAAACTTATTTTTAGGTCACGTTCGTTATGGAACTTTTGGCAAAAATAGTATAGAAAGTGTGCATCCTTTTTTGCGTCAAAGCAACTGGAAACATAAAAATTTAATTGTTGCAGGAAACTTTAACATGACAAATTCCAATCAAATTTTAGAGGAATTGATTGAGTTGGGCCAACATCCAAAAGAATTTACAGATACTGTAACTGTGATGGAAAAAATCGGACACTTTTTGGAAGATGAAGTGGCGAAATTGTATCAAGAAGCTAAAAAAGAAGGATTCAATAAAAGAGAAGCTTCTCCGTATATAGAAGAAAATTTGAGTTTGAAAAAAGTACTCAAAAGATCATCAAAAAGTTGGGATGGAGGTTATGCAATGGCTGGTTTGGTTGGTCATGGAGATGCATTTGTGTTGAGAGATCCAAATGGAATAAGACCTACTTTTTTCTTTGAAAATGATGAAATTGTAGCTGTTGCATCAGAAAGACCTGTAATACAAACTGTTTTTAATGTAAAAATTGAAGATGTTCAAGAATTAGAACCTGGACATGCACTGATTATCAAAAAAAGTGGTAAAACTTCTATCAAAAAAGTGAATGAACCTGGGCAAAAAAAATCTTGTTCTTTTGAACGAATTTACTTTTCCAGAGGAAGTGATGCAAGCATTTATCAAGAGAGAAAAAACCTTGGAAAATATGTTTTTCCACAAGTTTTAAAATCGATTAAAAGCGATGTTTCAAACACCGTTTTTTCATACATTCCTAATACAGCAGAGACTTCGTTTTATGGAATGACAGAAGCTGCAGAAGATTTATTGAATGAACAAAAAACAGCCAAAATTTTAGCAGGTGGCAAAAATTTATCAGCAGCAATGGTTACTGAAATTTTATCAGAAAGACCTCGTTTTGAAAAAATAGCCATTAAAGATGCAAAATTAAGAACCTTTATTGCGGACGATAGTTCAAGAGATGATTTGGTTGAACATGTTTATGATGTAACATACGGAGTTGTAAAACCAACTGATAATTTGGTAATTATTGATGATAGTATTGTAAGAGGAACCACTTTAAAGAAAAGTATTATTCGAATTTTAGACAGGTTGCAACCTAAAAAAATAGTAATTGTTTCTTCAGCACCACAAATTCGTTATCCTGATTGTTACGGAATTGACATGGCAAGAATTGATGCATTTATTGCATTTAAAGCAGCTTTAGAATTGCTGAAAGATCAAAATAAGTATCATATTGTTGACGAAGTTTATAAAAAATGCAAAGAGCAGCAATCAAAAAAAGATGTAGAAATTATCAATTATGTCAAAGAAATTTACAAACCTTTTACAGCAGAGCAAATTTCAGCTAAAATTGCAGAAATGCTAAAAACGGACGATATCAATGCTGAAGTAGAAGTAATTTATCAAACAATTGAAGGCTTGCACAAAGCGTGTCCAAATCATTTAGGCGATTGGTATTTTACAGGGAATTATCCAACTCCTGGAGGTCATAGGGTTGTAAATCAGGCATTTATCAATTTTTATGAAGGAAATGACAAACGCGCTTATTAA
- a CDS encoding superoxide dismutase, which produces MAFQLPELGYAYDALEPNIDARTMEIHHTKHHQAYTNNLNNAIAGTDLEGKSIEDILTNLDMKNGAVRNNGGGFYNHNLFWTVMNPEDRGYLSGELKDAIEAEFGSKDAFIEAFSKAAATQFGSGWAWLCVHKGGKVEVCSTPNQDNPLMPGVSCGGTPILGLDVWEHAYYLNYQNRRPDYINAFFKVINWNEVERRYAAAK; this is translated from the coding sequence ATGGCTTTTCAATTACCAGAATTAGGATATGCTTATGACGCATTAGAACCAAATATTGATGCAAGAACAATGGAAATTCACCATACAAAACATCACCAAGCATACACAAACAACTTAAATAACGCAATTGCAGGAACTGATTTAGAAGGAAAATCAATTGAAGATATTTTGACAAATTTAGATATGAAAAATGGCGCTGTTCGTAATAATGGTGGTGGTTTTTACAATCATAATTTGTTTTGGACAGTGATGAATCCTGAAGATAGAGGCTATTTATCTGGCGAATTAAAAGATGCTATTGAGGCTGAATTTGGTTCAAAAGATGCATTTATTGAAGCATTTAGCAAAGCTGCTGCAACTCAATTTGGTTCAGGTTGGGCTTGGTTATGTGTTCACAAAGGAGGAAAAGTTGAGGTTTGTTCAACACCAAATCAAGACAATCCTTTAATGCCAGGAGTATCATGTGGTGGAACACCAATTTTAGGATTGGATGTTTGGGAACATGCATACTATTTAAATTATCAAAACAGAAGACCAGATTATATCAATGCTTTCTTTAAAGTGATTAACTGGAATGAAGTTGAAAGACGTTATGCTGCTGCAAAATAA
- the fbp gene encoding class 1 fructose-bisphosphatase, translating into MSTKHQTLGEFIIENQSSFRYTSGELSRLLNSLRLAAKVVNHEVNKAGLVDILGAAGDVNIQGENQQKLDVYANEIFIQTLTKRNIVCGIASEEEDDFISINSQDEKHQNKYVVLIDPLDGSSNIDVNVSVGTIFSIYRRVTPVGTPVTMEDFLQKGSEQVAAGYIVYGTSTMLVYTTGHGVNGFTLNPAIGSFYLSHPNMTFPESGTIYSVNEGNYLDFPLGIKKYIKYCQEEAEDRPYTSRYIGSLVSDFHRNMIKGGIYMYPKGSRNPDGKLRLLYECNPMAFLAEQAGGKSSDGYTRTLDVQPTSLHQRVPFICGSKKMVEKAEQFMREFGE; encoded by the coding sequence ATGTCAACAAAACACCAAACTTTAGGAGAATTTATTATTGAAAATCAATCTTCATTCAGATACACTTCTGGCGAACTTTCTAGATTGTTAAACTCACTCAGATTGGCCGCAAAAGTAGTCAATCACGAAGTAAATAAAGCTGGTTTGGTTGATATTTTGGGAGCTGCAGGAGATGTAAATATTCAAGGAGAAAATCAACAAAAATTAGATGTTTATGCCAATGAAATATTTATTCAAACCTTAACAAAAAGAAACATTGTTTGTGGAATTGCAAGTGAAGAAGAAGACGATTTTATTTCAATCAACAGTCAAGATGAAAAACATCAAAATAAATATGTGGTTTTGATTGATCCTTTAGATGGTTCATCAAATATTGATGTAAATGTTTCTGTAGGAACGATTTTTTCTATTTACAGACGCGTAACTCCTGTTGGAACACCTGTAACTATGGAAGATTTTCTGCAAAAAGGAAGTGAACAAGTAGCTGCTGGATATATTGTGTATGGAACTTCAACTATGTTGGTTTACACAACTGGTCATGGCGTAAATGGATTTACCTTAAATCCTGCAATTGGCTCTTTTTACTTATCACATCCAAATATGACTTTTCCAGAATCAGGAACAATCTATTCTGTAAATGAAGGGAATTATTTAGATTTTCCATTGGGAATTAAAAAATACATCAAATATTGTCAAGAAGAAGCTGAAGACAGACCTTATACAAGTAGATATATTGGTTCGTTAGTATCTGATTTTCACAGAAATATGATCAAAGGTGGCATTTATATGTATCCAAAAGGTTCTAGAAATCCTGATGGAAAATTGCGTTTGTTATACGAATGTAATCCTATGGCTTTTTTGGCTGAACAAGCAGGAGGAAAATCGTCTGATGGATATACAAGAACTTTAGATGTGCAACCAACTTCATTGCATCAAAGAGTTCCGTTTATTTGCGGAAGTAAAAAAATGGTTGAAAAAGCAGAACAGTTTATGCGCGAATTTGGGGAATAA
- a CDS encoding GNAT family N-acetyltransferase, which translates to MSFIIRKGQPKDAQAILDLIIELAVFEKEPNAVEITKEDLLNDGFSDNPKFKLFVAEENEIIIGMALFYERYSTWKGKTIHLEDLIVTHQKRNLGVGKALYTAVLKYAFDHNYNRVAWEVLDWNTNAIEFYKSTGATYLSGWHVVQMNKENLAKFIQK; encoded by the coding sequence ATGAGTTTTATAATCAGAAAAGGACAACCAAAAGATGCTCAGGCTATTTTAGACTTGATTATTGAATTGGCTGTTTTTGAAAAAGAACCCAATGCTGTTGAAATCACCAAAGAAGATTTGTTGAATGACGGATTTTCTGACAACCCAAAATTCAAACTTTTTGTGGCAGAAGAAAATGAAATCATCATTGGAATGGCGCTTTTTTACGAACGCTATTCTACTTGGAAAGGAAAAACAATTCATTTAGAAGACTTGATTGTAACACATCAAAAAAGAAATTTAGGTGTTGGAAAAGCATTGTACACAGCAGTTTTAAAATATGCATTTGACCATAATTATAACAGAGTTGCTTGGGAAGTATTGGATTGGAATACCAATGCTATTGAATTTTATAAAAGCACAGGAGCTACGTATTTAAGTGGTTGGCATGTAGTACAAATGAACAAAGAAAATCTAGCAAAATTTATTCAAAAATAA
- a CDS encoding aspartate kinase, giving the protein MKIFKFGGASVKDAEGVKNVAKIIQSEGNSDTLVVISAMGKITNAFEEVVDAYYNKSEELALKLNFIEEYHKNIMNALFDKNDAVYQEIDILFGELGWFLARNTSQRYNYVYDQIICFGELLSTKIVSAYITKIGIKNTWFDVRNYVKTDSNYRDAKVDWKLTEDIITKKVDTSQLNITQGFLAGNDTENTTTLGREGSDYTAGIFAYCLNAESVTIWKDVEGVLNADPRVFSDTTLLRQISYEEAIEMAFYGASVIHPKTLQPLQKKEIPLLVRSFINPKEPGTRVSKGALLEPYTPCFIVKRNQILVSISALDFSFMVENNISFIFQKLHEYQLKVNLIQNSAISFSVCVDNKFNKFDDFFQDLKNEFKMEVQKEVDLFTVRHFDDKAIKTIEEKGVSLLTQVNKETLQMVVKAI; this is encoded by the coding sequence ATGAAAATATTTAAGTTTGGAGGAGCATCAGTAAAAGATGCTGAAGGCGTAAAAAATGTAGCAAAAATTATTCAATCTGAAGGAAATTCAGATACCCTTGTTGTGATTTCTGCCATGGGAAAAATAACCAATGCTTTTGAAGAAGTTGTAGATGCTTACTATAACAAATCAGAAGAGTTGGCACTAAAATTGAATTTTATTGAGGAATATCATAAAAACATCATGAATGCTCTTTTTGATAAAAACGATGCAGTTTATCAAGAAATTGACATTCTTTTTGGTGAATTGGGTTGGTTTTTGGCAAGAAATACCTCTCAAAGGTATAATTATGTGTATGACCAAATTATTTGTTTTGGAGAGTTGTTGTCAACCAAAATTGTAAGTGCTTACATTACAAAAATAGGCATCAAAAATACCTGGTTTGATGTGCGAAATTATGTAAAAACAGACAGTAATTACAGAGATGCAAAAGTAGATTGGAAGCTGACAGAAGATATCATCACCAAAAAAGTAGATACTTCTCAACTCAACATTACTCAAGGATTTTTAGCTGGAAATGACACAGAAAATACCACAACTTTAGGAAGAGAAGGTTCTGACTACACAGCAGGAATTTTTGCTTATTGCTTAAACGCAGAAAGTGTTACCATTTGGAAAGATGTTGAAGGGGTTTTAAACGCAGATCCAAGAGTATTTTCTGATACCACTTTATTACGTCAAATATCGTATGAGGAAGCAATTGAAATGGCTTTTTATGGAGCTTCTGTAATTCACCCAAAAACGTTGCAACCATTACAAAAAAAGGAAATCCCATTGTTGGTTCGTTCTTTTATCAATCCAAAAGAGCCAGGAACTAGAGTGTCAAAAGGGGCACTTTTAGAACCTTATACTCCGTGTTTTATTGTAAAGAGAAATCAGATTTTGGTTTCCATTTCTGCTTTAGATTTTTCATTTATGGTTGAAAATAACATCAGTTTTATTTTCCAAAAATTGCACGAATATCAATTGAAAGTAAATTTGATTCAAAATTCAGCCATCAGTTTTTCAGTTTGTGTAGATAACAAATTCAATAAGTTTGATGACTTTTTTCAAGATTTGAAAAACGAATTTAAGATGGAAGTTCAAAAAGAAGTTGACCTTTTTACAGTGCGTCATTTTGATGACAAAGCCATCAAGACTATTGAAGAAAAAGGGGTTTCGTTATTAACACAAGTAAATAAAGAGACGCTTCAAATGGTGGTAAAAGCGATTTAA
- a CDS encoding GNAT family N-acyltransferase encodes MALVTSKEIATVIGLDKFGFIGTFVGWLLIRILRISSINKIYKKNKTKEGLDFLNGVLDDCNIVFQIPEEDLKRIPKEGAFITVSNHPLGGIDGVLLLKLLIEKRADYKIIANFLLHRIEPLKPYVMPVNPFENRKDAKSSVTGIKNALLHLQEGKPLGIFPAGEVSTYKDGKLKVDKPWEESAVRLIKKAEVPVIPIYFHAKNSRLFYLLSKISDTLRTAKLPSEVISQNGKVIRVRIGKPISLEDQKEFTEIPAFSEFIRKKTYMLANPFEKAQKLISTQNIKLKKPAKKIASQKNVDLFVKEVDDLREKEGRLLESKNYEVFFANAKDIPNLLHEIGRLREITFRDVGEGTNNSLDLDKYDKYYYHLFLWDREANCLAGAYRMGLGSEIFKKYGINGFYVQTLFRIEPELYQMMENTIEMGRAFIIKEYQQKPMPLFLLWKGIVHVTLRYPEHKYLLGGVSISNQFSDFSKSLMIEFMKSHYYDPYIAQYIQPKKEYKVKLKDADKDFVFDATQADMQKFDKVIDEIEPGALRIPVLIKKYVKQNARLVAFNVDPKFNNAVDGLMYIKVADIPESTVKPVMEEFQAELERKASELSNS; translated from the coding sequence ATGGCATTAGTAACATCTAAAGAAATTGCAACTGTAATTGGTCTTGATAAATTTGGTTTTATAGGCACTTTTGTTGGTTGGCTTTTAATAAGAATTTTACGAATTTCTTCTATCAACAAAATTTACAAAAAAAACAAAACCAAAGAAGGACTCGATTTTTTAAACGGTGTTTTAGACGACTGCAATATTGTATTCCAAATTCCGGAAGAAGATTTAAAAAGGATTCCAAAAGAGGGTGCTTTTATAACCGTTTCTAATCATCCTTTAGGAGGAATTGACGGTGTTTTATTATTAAAATTATTGATAGAAAAAAGAGCCGATTATAAGATTATCGCTAATTTTTTGTTGCATAGAATAGAACCATTAAAGCCTTATGTAATGCCCGTAAATCCTTTTGAAAACAGAAAGGATGCAAAATCGAGTGTTACAGGAATTAAAAATGCATTGTTGCATTTGCAAGAAGGAAAACCATTGGGAATTTTTCCTGCAGGAGAAGTTTCTACCTATAAAGACGGAAAATTAAAGGTTGATAAACCTTGGGAAGAATCAGCAGTTAGACTTATCAAAAAAGCTGAAGTCCCGGTGATTCCGATTTATTTTCACGCAAAAAATAGTCGTCTTTTTTACCTTTTATCAAAAATTAGTGACACTTTACGAACAGCAAAATTGCCTTCGGAAGTAATTTCTCAGAACGGAAAAGTAATTAGAGTTCGAATTGGAAAACCAATTTCACTTGAAGATCAAAAAGAGTTTACTGAAATTCCGGCCTTTTCTGAATTTATCAGAAAGAAAACTTACATGCTAGCAAATCCTTTTGAGAAAGCGCAAAAGCTAATTTCAACACAAAATATCAAGCTAAAAAAACCAGCAAAAAAAATAGCCTCTCAAAAAAATGTTGATTTATTTGTTAAAGAGGTTGATGATTTACGCGAAAAAGAAGGTAGATTACTAGAAAGTAAAAACTATGAAGTTTTTTTTGCCAATGCAAAAGACATTCCTAATTTATTGCATGAAATTGGTCGTTTGCGCGAAATTACGTTTAGAGATGTAGGAGAAGGTACAAATAATTCGCTAGATTTAGACAAATATGATAAATATTATTATCACCTGTTTTTATGGGATAGAGAGGCAAATTGTTTGGCTGGAGCATACAGAATGGGTTTAGGAAGTGAGATTTTTAAAAAGTATGGTATCAATGGTTTTTATGTGCAAACGCTATTTAGAATTGAGCCAGAATTATACCAAATGATGGAAAATACCATTGAAATGGGACGTGCTTTCATCATTAAAGAATACCAACAAAAACCCATGCCTTTATTTTTATTATGGAAAGGAATTGTGCACGTAACACTGCGTTATCCTGAGCATAAGTATTTATTAGGTGGCGTTTCAATAAGCAATCAATTTTCTGATTTTTCAAAATCATTGATGATTGAGTTTATGAAATCACATTATTACGACCCATATATCGCTCAATACATACAGCCTAAAAAAGAATATAAAGTCAAATTAAAAGATGCTGATAAAGATTTCGTTTTTGATGCTACACAAGCAGATATGCAAAAATTTGACAAAGTAATTGATGAAATTGAACCTGGTGCATTGCGAATTCCGGTTTTGATAAAAAAATACGTAAAGCAAAATGCACGTTTGGTAGCCTTTAATGTTGATCCAAAATTCAACAATGCAGTTGATGGATTGATGTATATTAAAGTGGCAGATATTCCTGAAAGTACTGTAAAACCTGTGATGGAAGAATTCCAAGCTGAGTTAGAGCGAAAAGCTTCAGAATTATCCAACTCATAA
- a CDS encoding proton-conducting transporter membrane subunit, translating into MMALKNNQGNGFKTETKKKSELDSSQVLSKIVRTLFWMMFLGTIATLAVYYPTIPEWTFGSLLKINGFTLLIWATVTFFSALISSYSHNYLNGFKFQTKFMLLCVAFTFSVMLFVMSNHILILSASWLLMGFFMSRLIGVDADWGEAREASKFTLRYFVAGTFFLVVGLLLLAFELDTFLINEITTQINLVSSSTILIAAICLIIAAIIQSAIYPFHRWLLSAMTSPTPASALMHAGFVNGSGILLAIFSTVLFASNTLDILLIIGGLTAILAQFTKLIQVNVKQKLACSTIAQMGFMIMQCGLGFFNAAVTHLILHGFYKAYLFLSSGEEIKHSSPKKFEQLRIKPIQALAVLIFGALAAVFFSFITGKGTQLDSSVFLILIVAITIGQVTYNIVKEKSLSGAQKLFLPPALFLVGISAYGLVYSLVTTLMGAMPMVAQPIALSTFQIVFGIIFLVGFFIMKLGIYRQIPWLYVKLINVSQPYKKTVLMYKSNS; encoded by the coding sequence ATGATGGCTTTAAAAAACAATCAAGGAAATGGTTTTAAAACCGAAACCAAAAAAAAATCTGAGTTAGATTCTTCTCAAGTACTTTCAAAAATCGTTCGAACTTTATTCTGGATGATGTTTTTGGGCACTATTGCAACTCTTGCTGTTTATTATCCAACAATCCCAGAATGGACTTTTGGGAGTTTGTTAAAAATAAACGGATTTACACTTTTAATTTGGGCGACAGTAACTTTTTTTAGTGCGCTTATTAGCAGTTATTCACACAACTATTTGAATGGATTTAAATTCCAAACTAAATTTATGTTGTTGTGTGTAGCATTTACATTTTCTGTGATGCTTTTTGTAATGTCAAATCACATCTTGATTTTATCAGCAAGTTGGTTGTTGATGGGTTTTTTCATGTCAAGATTGATTGGAGTTGATGCAGATTGGGGAGAAGCTCGAGAAGCATCAAAATTTACTTTGCGCTATTTTGTTGCAGGAACATTTTTCTTAGTAGTTGGTTTATTGCTTTTAGCATTTGAACTTGACACTTTTTTAATCAACGAAATCACCACACAAATCAATTTAGTGTCAAGTAGCACCATTTTAATTGCTGCCATTTGTTTAATTATTGCAGCGATTATTCAATCTGCAATTTATCCTTTTCATCGTTGGTTGCTATCAGCTATGACTTCTCCAACACCTGCATCAGCATTAATGCATGCAGGATTTGTAAATGGATCAGGAATATTATTAGCGATTTTTTCAACGGTATTATTTGCTTCAAATACACTCGATATTCTTTTAATCATTGGTGGTTTGACAGCAATCTTGGCTCAGTTTACCAAACTAATTCAAGTGAATGTGAAACAAAAATTAGCATGTTCAACGATTGCACAAATGGGTTTTATGATTATGCAATGTGGATTAGGATTTTTTAACGCAGCAGTAACCCATTTAATTTTACACGGATTTTATAAAGCGTATTTGTTTTTATCATCAGGAGAAGAAATTAAACACTCATCACCTAAAAAATTTGAGCAATTGCGCATCAAGCCAATACAGGCTTTAGCAGTACTTATTTTTGGTGCTTTGGCAGCTGTTTTCTTCTCTTTCATTACAGGAAAAGGAACTCAATTAGATAGCAGTGTTTTTCTAATTCTAATCGTTGCAATCACTATTGGACAAGTAACGTATAATATAGTGAAAGAGAAAAGCCTTTCTGGAGCACAAAAATTGTTCTTGCCACCAGCATTATTTTTAGTAGGAATCAGTGCTTATGGTTTGGTGTATTCTTTAGTGACAACCTTGATGGGAGCAATGCCAATGGTTGCACAGCCAATAGCTCTTTCAACGTTTCAAATTGTTTTCGGAATCATCTTTTTAGTAGGATTTTTCATTATGAAATTGGGCATTTACAGACAAATTCCTTGGTTATATGTAAAACTAATTAACGTTTCACAGCCGTATAAAAAAACAGTATTAATGTATAAATCAAACTCATAA
- a CDS encoding DUF2309 domain-containing protein — protein MQQSVISTAIQQSAKVIGKTWPLYSFVTSNPLSGYEKSHFNEAVLKANKYLQATVFPKPAVFREAIQSGEIEIKILSDLLVENQLHETPAFYLNQMKNESSEKLNANHELDSIMAKWLAAFMDEGLAEWQMPGKKKGFYTAWRKLAAFDSSLKIKNTNDIPKTSTEALTEVLKDFSAEQYEEVFTQHLAALPGWTGYINYRTEVASNWQKEYPIDLEQYLAVRLWIAKSKNIPLLENKALEKSDQDAQIKYVWLKAWEKSWQKKMVQTINATPISENKSSRPNAQLVFCIDTRSELIRRHIEAQGNYETYGYAGFFGIAMDYTNLEDDITRKSCPPIVGSAYQVSEIAEVGQQEKMTAYKKKNEVSRFKEYFLKRMKNMLPSTFGFVEISGLFYGFSLIGRTLSSGFLYRSKQKNKNSFEKIAAPKIQCTGNHTEDIPLADKVAIVKSAFDLTGWKNFAPLVIFAGHGSHTANNPFGSSLDCGACAASPGRHNARMLAKLANLNEVREVLSKEHHLTIPSHTVFIGAEHNTTTDEIEIFDTAVPDSHQQKLQELKNSLKIAQETATKDRLGVENSVSLAEKKANDWGETRPEWGLAKNAGFIVAPRAITKSSNLHSRCFLHSYDWEKDITGKALEGIMQGPMVVTQWINNHYYFATVDNKTFGGGTKITHNITGKFGVVQGNGGDLKMGLPLQSLCETDSKMYHQPLRLSVLINAPLPRIIDILSRNENLKSLLDNEWIYLLVMDPTDNSKIRKYEKDLNWSYFEDNNKKKSRLKNLTKSQN, from the coding sequence ATGCAACAGTCAGTAATTTCAACCGCAATTCAACAATCGGCAAAAGTTATTGGAAAAACTTGGCCATTGTATTCTTTCGTAACTTCTAATCCACTTTCTGGATATGAAAAATCGCACTTTAATGAAGCTGTTTTAAAAGCAAACAAATACTTACAAGCTACTGTTTTTCCAAAGCCAGCTGTTTTTAGAGAAGCTATACAATCAGGAGAAATTGAAATAAAAATTCTAAGTGATTTATTAGTAGAAAATCAACTTCACGAAACTCCAGCATTTTATCTTAATCAAATGAAAAATGAGTCTTCAGAAAAGTTAAATGCTAATCACGAATTAGACAGTATTATGGCAAAATGGCTTGCTGCGTTTATGGATGAAGGTTTGGCTGAATGGCAAATGCCAGGAAAGAAAAAAGGATTTTATACAGCTTGGAGAAAATTAGCTGCGTTTGATTCGTCTTTAAAAATTAAAAACACAAATGATATTCCAAAAACAAGTACTGAAGCTTTAACGGAAGTTTTAAAAGATTTCTCGGCAGAACAATATGAAGAAGTATTTACGCAACATTTGGCAGCTTTGCCAGGTTGGACAGGATATATCAATTATAGAACTGAGGTAGCATCAAATTGGCAAAAAGAATATCCTATTGATCTTGAACAATATTTAGCAGTTCGTTTGTGGATAGCTAAAAGCAAAAATATTCCTTTACTTGAAAATAAAGCATTAGAAAAATCAGATCAAGATGCTCAAATTAAATATGTTTGGTTAAAAGCTTGGGAAAAATCTTGGCAAAAAAAGATGGTTCAAACCATTAATGCAACTCCAATTTCAGAAAACAAATCTTCAAGACCTAATGCGCAGTTGGTTTTTTGTATCGATACAAGATCAGAGTTGATTAGAAGGCATATAGAAGCTCAAGGAAATTATGAAACTTATGGATATGCAGGTTTTTTCGGAATCGCAATGGATTACACCAACTTAGAGGATGATATTACCAGAAAATCTTGTCCGCCAATTGTTGGTTCAGCATATCAAGTTTCAGAAATTGCTGAGGTTGGTCAACAAGAAAAAATGACAGCCTATAAAAAGAAAAATGAAGTTTCAAGATTTAAGGAGTATTTCTTAAAAAGAATGAAAAATATGTTGCCATCTACATTTGGTTTTGTCGAAATTTCTGGATTATTCTATGGGTTCTCCTTAATTGGACGCACATTATCATCAGGATTTTTATATCGCTCAAAACAAAAAAACAAGAATTCTTTTGAAAAAATTGCTGCCCCAAAAATTCAATGTACAGGAAATCATACTGAAGATATTCCACTTGCAGATAAAGTTGCCATTGTAAAAAGTGCTTTTGATTTAACAGGTTGGAAAAATTTTGCACCTTTAGTAATTTTCGCTGGCCATGGAAGTCATACTGCCAATAATCCTTTTGGGTCAAGTTTAGATTGTGGTGCCTGTGCAGCAAGTCCTGGAAGACACAATGCAAGAATGTTAGCGAAATTGGCTAATTTGAATGAAGTAAGAGAAGTTTTATCAAAAGAGCATCATCTTACAATTCCAAGTCACACTGTTTTCATTGGTGCTGAGCACAATACAACTACAGATGAAATCGAAATTTTTGATACTGCTGTCCCAGATTCTCATCAACAAAAATTGCAAGAGTTAAAAAATAGCTTGAAAATAGCACAAGAAACTGCTACAAAAGACAGATTAGGAGTTGAAAATAGTGTTTCTTTAGCTGAGAAAAAAGCCAATGATTGGGGAGAAACAAGACCAGAATGGGGACTTGCAAAAAATGCAGGATTTATTGTGGCACCAAGAGCAATTACAAAATCTAGCAATCTTCATAGCAGATGTTTTTTACACTCTTATGATTGGGAAAAAGACATTACTGGAAAAGCGTTAGAAGGAATCATGCAAGGACCAATGGTAGTTACACAATGGATCAACAACCATTATTATTTTGCCACAGTTGATAATAAAACCTTTGGTGGAGGAACAAAAATAACGCACAACATTACTGGTAAATTCGGAGTTGTTCAAGGAAATGGAGGAGATTTAAAAATGGGATTACCATTACAATCGCTTTGCGAAACTGATTCAAAAATGTATCATCAACCTTTAAGATTGTCTGTTTTGATAAATGCTCCTTTGCCAAGAATCATCGATATTTTATCTAGAAACGAAAATTTAAAATCGTTACTAGATAACGAATGGATTTACTTACTAGTTATGGATCCAACTGATAATTCAAAAATCAGAAAATATGAAAAAGACCTAAATTGGTCTTATTTTGAGGATAATAACAAAAAAAAATCAAGATTAAAAAATTTGACAAAAAGCCAGAATTGA